The following are from one region of the Salicibibacter kimchii genome:
- the rseP gene encoding RIP metalloprotease RseP, translated as MQTFIAIIVIFGLIIAIHEWGHLYAAKKVGILCREFAIGFGPKLFSKKKNETVYTLRLLPLGGFVRMAGEDPEIVQIKPGYEVGLTFHSDDTVKEIIVNNKAKHADAKIVSVERADLEHQLFIEGYSDDEEGLIRYDVHSQADMIVDEEREQIAPWDRQFGSKKPWKKTVAIFAGPAMNFVLAFILFLLYGLIQGIPQPVVSNVMDDSVAEEVGLAEGDRIVSIEGESIEGWTDMTQIIQQQPNEEITMLVDRDGSNESFTMVVDSVYEDVVDTEIGQIGVEPTWSHSVFESFQYSLSQIQEVVVLIFEVLQLIFTGDFSLDYLAGPVGIYDYTGEVMQMGFLILVSWTAMLSVNIGLINLLPLPALDGGRLVFIGLEAIRRKPIDPNKEGVAHFVGFALLMLLVLMVTWNDLNRLFM; from the coding sequence GTGCAAACGTTCATTGCCATCATCGTGATTTTTGGTCTCATTATCGCCATTCATGAGTGGGGCCATCTCTACGCGGCGAAAAAAGTAGGCATTCTTTGTCGGGAATTCGCGATCGGTTTCGGCCCGAAATTGTTTTCCAAGAAAAAAAACGAGACGGTTTATACGTTACGGTTGCTCCCGCTCGGCGGTTTCGTTCGAATGGCCGGTGAAGACCCGGAAATCGTGCAGATTAAACCTGGGTACGAAGTCGGCTTAACGTTTCATTCGGATGACACCGTAAAAGAAATCATTGTGAATAACAAGGCGAAACATGCCGATGCAAAAATTGTTTCGGTTGAACGGGCCGACCTTGAACATCAGCTATTTATCGAAGGGTATAGTGACGATGAAGAAGGCTTGATTCGTTACGACGTCCACAGCCAAGCGGATATGATTGTGGATGAAGAGCGCGAGCAAATTGCTCCCTGGGACCGGCAATTCGGATCAAAAAAACCGTGGAAAAAAACCGTTGCTATTTTTGCGGGACCGGCAATGAATTTCGTTCTTGCTTTTATCTTATTTTTGCTCTATGGGCTTATCCAGGGGATTCCCCAACCGGTCGTTTCGAACGTGATGGACGATAGTGTCGCTGAAGAAGTAGGATTGGCCGAAGGGGATAGAATTGTCTCCATTGAAGGAGAATCCATTGAAGGCTGGACAGATATGACGCAAATCATTCAGCAACAGCCGAATGAAGAAATCACGATGCTGGTAGATCGAGACGGATCGAATGAATCATTCACGATGGTGGTGGATAGCGTCTACGAGGACGTGGTCGATACGGAAATCGGCCAAATCGGCGTTGAACCGACGTGGAGCCATTCCGTGTTTGAATCGTTTCAATACAGCCTCTCGCAAATTCAGGAAGTGGTCGTATTAATTTTCGAGGTTCTTCAGCTCATTTTCACCGGAGATTTTTCCCTGGATTATTTAGCCGGACCGGTAGGTATTTATGACTACACAGGGGAAGTGATGCAAATGGGCTTCCTCATTTTGGTCAGCTGGACAGCGATGCTTAGCGTCAATATTGGGCTCATCAACCTGTTGCCGCTACCTGCTCTTGATGGGGGGCGACTGGTCTTTATCGGTTTGGAAGCGATTCGCCGGAAGCCGATTGATCCGAACAAAGAAGGCGTAGCCCATTTTGTCGGTTTTGCTCTGCTTATGCTCCTCGTGCTCATGGTCACTTGGAACGATTTAAATCGTTTATTTATGTAA
- the rpsB gene encoding 30S ribosomal protein S2 gives MAVISMKQLLEAGVHFGHQTRRWNPKMGRYIFTERNGIYIIDLQKTVKKVDETYKYVRNLAADGGKILFVGTKKQAQESVQEEASRCGMYYVNQRWLGGTLTNFQTIRKRIQRLKDLETMQEDGTFDVLPKKEVTVLEKEMDRLEKFLGGIKEMKGLPDAVFIIDPRKERIAVAEARKLNIPIISIVDTNCDPDEIDYVIPGNDDAIRAVRLLTSKMADAVVEASQGEEEKVADEEQTEPEKEPEPATTNAEE, from the coding sequence ATGGCTGTTATTTCCATGAAACAGTTACTGGAAGCAGGTGTGCATTTCGGCCACCAAACAAGACGCTGGAACCCGAAGATGGGTCGTTACATCTTCACGGAACGAAACGGCATCTATATCATCGATCTGCAAAAAACGGTGAAAAAAGTAGATGAAACCTATAAATATGTACGCAATTTGGCTGCGGACGGCGGCAAAATCTTGTTTGTCGGTACGAAAAAACAGGCGCAAGAGTCCGTACAGGAAGAGGCTTCCCGTTGCGGGATGTACTATGTGAACCAACGGTGGTTAGGTGGTACATTAACAAACTTCCAGACGATCAGAAAACGGATCCAACGCTTGAAAGATTTGGAAACGATGCAGGAAGACGGCACGTTTGACGTTCTTCCCAAAAAAGAAGTAACGGTTTTGGAAAAAGAAATGGATCGCCTGGAAAAATTCTTGGGCGGTATTAAAGAAATGAAAGGTTTACCTGACGCCGTTTTCATTATTGACCCGCGCAAAGAGCGGATCGCCGTTGCGGAAGCACGCAAACTCAATATTCCGATCATCTCCATTGTCGACACCAATTGTGATCCGGATGAAATTGATTACGTCATTCCGGGTAACGATGATGCCATTCGCGCGGTGCGTTTGCTGACATCAAAAATGGCGGACGCTGTTGTGGAAGCAAGCCAGGGCGAAGAAGAAAAAGTGGCGGATGAAGAACAAACAGAACCGGAAAAGGAACCTGAACCGGCAACCACAAACGCCGAAGAATAA
- a CDS encoding isoprenyl transferase, protein MLGRFFNHQKESQAVDVKMDVPRHVAIIMDGNGRWALKRGMPRNIGHREGMKTIHRIAEYANHMGVKVLTLFAFSSENWLRPKTEVDFILRLPERFLSSELPKLQANNVQVRVMGAVEALPSHTKKAVDTVMFETADNDGIILNLALNYGGRADIVQAVKRLSSDVEQGRCQIEDITEEMISEKLYTSDFPDPDLLIRTSGEIRLSNFMLWQMAYSEFWFTDVLWPDFGTEHFAEAVSVFQQRKRRYGGV, encoded by the coding sequence ATGTTGGGAAGGTTTTTTAATCATCAGAAAGAGTCACAGGCCGTGGATGTGAAAATGGACGTTCCTCGCCATGTTGCCATCATTATGGATGGGAATGGACGATGGGCGTTGAAACGGGGAATGCCGAGAAATATTGGCCACCGTGAAGGCATGAAAACGATCCATCGCATTGCAGAATACGCGAATCATATGGGTGTGAAAGTGCTTACGTTGTTTGCGTTTTCGTCGGAAAACTGGTTACGTCCCAAGACAGAAGTCGACTTTATTCTTCGTCTCCCGGAACGTTTTTTATCCAGTGAATTGCCAAAGCTGCAAGCGAACAATGTACAAGTTCGCGTCATGGGTGCCGTTGAAGCGTTGCCTTCCCATACAAAAAAAGCAGTTGACACGGTGATGTTCGAGACGGCGGATAACGATGGCATCATTTTAAATTTGGCGCTTAATTATGGAGGAAGAGCGGATATTGTTCAAGCAGTGAAGCGTCTGAGTAGCGACGTTGAACAAGGGCGTTGCCAAATTGAAGACATCACGGAAGAGATGATTTCCGAAAAGCTGTATACTTCAGATTTTCCCGACCCTGATTTGTTAATCAGAACGAGCGGGGAAATTCGTTTGAGCAATTTCATGCTTTGGCAAATGGCTTACAGCGAATTCTGGTTTACCGATGTATTGTGGCCGGATTTCGGCACCGAGCATTTTGCCGAGGCCGTTTCGGTTTTCCAACAACGTAAGCGTCGATATGGCGGGGTGTAA
- a CDS encoding proline--tRNA ligase: MRQQTFFSPTMRDVPADAETISHQLMLRAGLMRQTAAGIYTYLPLGTRVLHKIQAIIREEMNRAGAQELLMPAVQPAELWEESGRLDDYGPELMRLNDRHDRRFVLGPTHEEVITSVVRDGIHSYKRLPINVYQIQTKYRDERRPRFGLLRGREFIMKDAYSFETSEEALAETYEVMYDTYKHIFRRCGLDVRAVEADAGAIGGTGGTHEFMALSDVGEDTIAYSDHSDYAANIEIAAVSPPDREQEGTSEALSVEKGYKSGEAAATAAGLPMSSVITGRLFYIDKAPVFILTRGNHEISDVKVSNHFDTLDVEMATGTQVHEQFGTSSAFIGPVEAPSNVTIVADQSIRPLVNAICGGNQDEAFYVNVDHRRDFHVDVFADFRIIQEGDPSPDGEGTIQFAEGIEVGQVFSLGTKYSEALGAQFLDENGKSRPMQMGCYGIGVSRTLAAVVEQHHDEDGIIWPKAIAPFDLHLLVINPKDEAQLTIGDNLYEALQAEGYDVLFDDRKERAGVKFKDADLYGIPIRVAAGKKASEGIIEVKDRKTGEVTEVQAENLSAYLNDIGW, encoded by the coding sequence ATGAGACAACAAACGTTTTTCAGTCCAACGATGCGAGATGTGCCCGCGGATGCGGAAACCATCAGCCATCAATTGATGTTGCGTGCCGGATTAATGCGGCAAACGGCAGCTGGTATTTATACATATTTGCCGCTCGGCACCCGGGTATTGCACAAGATCCAAGCGATCATTAGAGAGGAAATGAATCGCGCGGGGGCACAAGAATTATTAATGCCGGCGGTCCAACCGGCTGAACTTTGGGAAGAGTCCGGTCGCTTGGATGATTACGGACCGGAGCTAATGAGGCTCAACGACCGGCACGATCGTCGTTTCGTCCTCGGTCCCACCCATGAAGAAGTGATCACCTCTGTCGTTCGCGATGGTATCCACTCTTACAAGCGATTGCCGATCAATGTGTATCAAATACAAACAAAATATCGGGACGAACGTCGTCCGCGTTTTGGTTTGTTGCGAGGTCGGGAATTTATTATGAAAGATGCTTATTCATTTGAAACCTCGGAAGAAGCACTCGCCGAAACCTATGAAGTTATGTATGACACGTACAAGCATATTTTTCGTCGCTGCGGGCTTGATGTACGCGCGGTGGAAGCAGATGCGGGTGCCATCGGAGGCACCGGGGGCACGCATGAATTTATGGCGCTTTCCGATGTCGGCGAGGACACAATCGCTTATTCCGATCACTCCGATTACGCCGCAAACATTGAAATAGCGGCTGTATCTCCGCCTGACAGGGAACAGGAAGGAACGTCGGAAGCTCTTTCGGTTGAAAAAGGATATAAAAGCGGAGAAGCGGCAGCAACTGCCGCTGGCCTGCCCATGTCTTCGGTGATTACCGGCCGGCTTTTTTATATTGACAAAGCCCCCGTTTTCATTCTTACACGGGGCAATCACGAAATCAGCGATGTGAAAGTCAGCAACCATTTTGACACCTTAGACGTCGAAATGGCGACGGGTACACAAGTGCATGAACAATTCGGCACATCTTCGGCTTTCATTGGACCGGTGGAAGCGCCGTCAAATGTAACAATTGTCGCCGATCAATCGATCCGGCCCCTCGTCAATGCCATTTGCGGCGGTAATCAAGATGAGGCTTTTTATGTCAATGTCGACCATCGTCGTGATTTTCACGTCGACGTTTTTGCCGATTTTCGCATCATCCAGGAAGGAGATCCTTCCCCCGACGGTGAAGGAACAATTCAGTTTGCCGAAGGCATTGAAGTTGGACAAGTATTCAGCCTCGGAACGAAATATTCGGAAGCTTTGGGTGCCCAGTTTCTGGATGAAAACGGCAAAAGCAGGCCGATGCAAATGGGCTGCTACGGCATTGGCGTCAGCCGTACGTTAGCTGCCGTTGTGGAGCAGCACCACGACGAAGACGGCATCATTTGGCCAAAAGCAATTGCGCCGTTTGATTTGCATTTGCTCGTCATCAATCCGAAAGATGAAGCACAATTGACGATCGGGGATAACCTTTACGAGGCGCTTCAGGCAGAAGGCTATGACGTTCTATTTGACGACCGCAAAGAACGGGCAGGCGTGAAGTTTAAGGATGCCGATCTCTACGGTATACCCATTCGCGTCGCTGCCGGCAAAAAAGCCAGTGAAGGTATCATCGAAGTAAAAGACAGAAAAACAGGCGAAGTAACGGAAGTACAAGCAGAAAACTTATCCGCGTACTTAAACGATATCGGATGGTAA
- the dxr gene encoding 1-deoxy-D-xylulose-5-phosphate reductoisomerase yields MKKVAVLGSTGSIGTQTLDVIRQHPDRFRVTLLACGRNIELVKKQIAEFQPAVAAIANESDRGKLEGHLPSGTRLIAGESALLEALDETDAAFVMNAMVGSQGLKPTMVAIKAGKTIGIANKETLVTAGHLVTAACKRYGAQLIAVDSEHSAILQSLQGSNRNDVERLIITASGGSFRDWSVEEIQHAKPKDALKHPNWSMGQKVTIDSATMMNKGLEVIEAHWLFDMPYENIDVVIHRESIIHSLVEYQDKSVIAQLGAPDMKGPIQYALTFPDRLELLGPERLNLWEVGTLHFEKIDPVKHQCLLMAYQAGKTGGSMPTVLNAANEIAVQRFLEGELSFPGIATVIERALAAHSVVADPSIEEVLEIDEETRRRVRTGRER; encoded by the coding sequence ATGAAAAAAGTGGCTGTACTTGGATCTACAGGGTCGATCGGCACGCAAACCCTTGACGTCATCCGGCAACATCCGGATCGGTTTCGGGTAACCCTGCTAGCCTGTGGCCGAAACATTGAGCTCGTAAAAAAGCAAATCGCCGAATTTCAACCTGCGGTGGCCGCCATTGCAAATGAAAGCGATCGGGGAAAATTGGAAGGCCATCTCCCGTCGGGGACACGGTTAATCGCGGGTGAATCGGCATTGTTGGAGGCCCTTGACGAAACGGATGCAGCATTCGTGATGAACGCCATGGTGGGAAGCCAAGGCCTTAAACCGACGATGGTCGCGATTAAAGCAGGAAAAACGATTGGGATCGCCAATAAGGAAACCCTTGTAACCGCGGGTCATCTCGTTACCGCTGCTTGTAAACGTTACGGGGCACAATTGATTGCCGTCGACAGCGAGCACTCTGCGATTTTGCAGAGTCTACAAGGAAGCAATCGCAACGATGTAGAGCGACTGATCATTACCGCCTCCGGAGGAAGCTTTCGCGATTGGAGCGTCGAGGAAATCCAACATGCCAAACCGAAAGATGCGTTGAAACATCCGAATTGGTCGATGGGACAAAAGGTAACCATCGATTCTGCCACGATGATGAATAAAGGGCTTGAAGTCATTGAAGCCCATTGGTTGTTTGACATGCCTTATGAAAACATTGATGTCGTCATCCATCGGGAAAGCATTATTCATTCTCTTGTTGAATATCAGGATAAGAGTGTGATTGCACAGCTGGGGGCCCCGGATATGAAAGGGCCGATCCAATACGCGCTCACCTTCCCGGACAGGCTTGAATTACTTGGTCCGGAAAGGTTAAACTTATGGGAAGTCGGAACGCTACATTTTGAAAAAATCGACCCGGTGAAGCACCAATGTTTATTGATGGCTTATCAGGCCGGTAAAACGGGTGGTTCGATGCCAACGGTGTTAAACGCGGCGAATGAAATCGCCGTTCAACGTTTTTTGGAAGGAGAGCTTTCGTTCCCAGGCATCGCAACCGTCATTGAACGTGCCCTCGCGGCTCATTCCGTGGTCGCAGATCCATCCATTGAAGAAGTGTTGGAGATTGATGAAGAAACACGAAGGCGGGTAAGAACTGGAAGGGAGAGGTGA
- a CDS encoding DUF6115 domain-containing protein, translating to MTAFVIISILLHLVSLAAIAYLFLKNAAPGDEIEQLLKKYTTEMNEDNERLLRRLQPEQVQTPKHTFESELAQAAGKVERQEKGYEPPEPVGENEARVTPAAQALRLAQTGKSTQEIAEDLTLGYGEVEWLLQKHGRR from the coding sequence GTGACAGCCTTTGTAATTATAAGTATACTCCTGCACCTCGTTTCTCTTGCCGCTATCGCTTATCTTTTTCTGAAAAACGCCGCTCCCGGAGATGAAATCGAACAATTGCTAAAAAAATATACAACTGAAATGAATGAAGACAATGAGCGATTGCTCCGCCGATTACAGCCCGAGCAAGTGCAAACGCCAAAGCACACGTTCGAGTCCGAGCTTGCACAGGCAGCCGGAAAGGTTGAAAGGCAGGAAAAAGGGTATGAGCCCCCGGAACCAGTCGGTGAAAACGAAGCACGAGTAACGCCGGCCGCACAAGCATTAAGATTGGCGCAAACAGGCAAAAGTACACAGGAGATTGCCGAGGACCTTACCCTTGGTTATGGAGAGGTTGAATGGTTGCTACAAAAACATGGACGAAGGTGA
- the tsf gene encoding translation elongation factor Ts produces the protein MAISASKVKELREKTGAGMMDCKKALTETDGNMEEAVAFLREKGISKAAKKADRVAAEGLANVKVDGNKAVIVEINAETDFVAKNENFQKAVSTISQHLLDQQPNDLEMALAQTTEGGVTLEQYINEQIATIGEKISLRRFAVVEKTENQAFGAYLHMGGSIGVLAVVDGTTDESVAKDIAMHVAAIKPTYVSRDEVPEEEVNNEREILKQQALNEGKPENIVEKMVEGRLKKFFQQVTLLDQEFVKDSDQTVEQYVKSQNAAVTSFIRYEVGEGMEKKEENFADEVMSQVKD, from the coding sequence ATGGCCATCAGCGCAAGCAAGGTCAAAGAATTACGGGAAAAAACCGGCGCCGGTATGATGGATTGCAAAAAGGCGCTAACAGAAACAGACGGAAATATGGAAGAAGCGGTTGCTTTTCTGCGTGAAAAAGGAATTTCCAAAGCTGCCAAGAAAGCGGACCGCGTCGCGGCAGAAGGATTGGCGAATGTCAAAGTTGACGGCAACAAAGCAGTGATTGTGGAAATCAACGCGGAAACTGATTTTGTAGCGAAAAACGAAAACTTTCAAAAGGCCGTTTCGACGATTTCCCAGCATTTGCTCGACCAGCAACCTAACGATCTTGAAATGGCGTTGGCGCAAACGACCGAAGGCGGAGTTACGCTTGAACAGTATATTAACGAACAGATCGCGACCATCGGCGAGAAAATTTCACTAAGGCGCTTCGCGGTTGTAGAAAAAACGGAAAACCAAGCATTCGGCGCTTACCTTCATATGGGAGGAAGCATCGGCGTCCTTGCCGTGGTCGACGGCACAACGGATGAATCGGTTGCTAAAGATATAGCAATGCATGTGGCCGCGATTAAACCGACGTACGTATCGCGCGATGAAGTTCCCGAAGAAGAAGTCAATAATGAAAGAGAAATTCTTAAGCAACAAGCGCTTAATGAAGGAAAACCGGAAAATATTGTTGAAAAAATGGTGGAAGGACGCTTGAAGAAATTTTTCCAGCAAGTGACCCTTCTTGATCAGGAATTTGTGAAAGACAGCGATCAGACCGTCGAACAATATGTGAAAAGCCAAAACGCGGCCGTTACCTCCTTTATTCGCTATGAAGTGGGAGAAGGAATGGAGAAAAAAGAGGAGAATTTTGCCGACGAAGTCATGTCGCAAGTGAAAGATTAA
- a CDS encoding phosphatidate cytidylyltransferase has protein sequence MKQRVVTALLGLVIFLAPLVTGGSVFIALVTAMAIVGFIEMLRMRRLTIFSLPAFIGLLLSLCLLIAGPQTAFVSNETLLTSVMIAVWLLLLVTVFSANRYDVEKVAFVLFSALYVGFGLHFFLAARLEEGFTFVLFVLIAIWATDTGAYLFGRKFGKRPLWPKISPKKTVEGAMGGFLLAFATSFIFASFWPPFASLWATFFAVLVISVAGQCGDLVESAIKRYYNVKDSGKILPGHGGILDRFDSLIFVFPVLYVLMI, from the coding sequence ATGAAGCAAAGAGTAGTAACCGCATTACTTGGACTTGTCATTTTTCTCGCCCCACTCGTCACCGGCGGGTCTGTTTTTATTGCCCTTGTTACGGCAATGGCGATCGTTGGCTTCATAGAGATGTTGAGAATGAGGCGGCTGACCATTTTTTCCCTTCCTGCTTTCATTGGGTTGCTTCTGTCTCTTTGTCTATTGATCGCGGGGCCGCAAACAGCGTTTGTATCTAATGAAACCCTATTGACGAGTGTTATGATTGCTGTTTGGTTGTTGCTGCTCGTAACGGTCTTTTCCGCCAATAGGTACGATGTTGAAAAGGTTGCCTTTGTCTTATTTTCCGCCCTTTATGTCGGATTCGGGTTACATTTTTTTCTGGCGGCTCGCCTGGAGGAAGGATTTACTTTTGTCCTTTTCGTCCTGATCGCTATTTGGGCAACGGATACGGGCGCTTATCTTTTCGGACGAAAATTCGGAAAGCGTCCCCTCTGGCCGAAAATCTCCCCGAAGAAAACGGTTGAAGGTGCGATGGGAGGCTTTTTGCTGGCTTTCGCGACAAGTTTCATTTTCGCTTCGTTTTGGCCACCATTTGCCTCCTTGTGGGCCACGTTCTTCGCGGTGCTCGTTATTTCTGTTGCCGGCCAATGCGGAGATCTCGTGGAGTCTGCCATTAAACGCTATTATAATGTGAAAGATTCCGGCAAGATCCTCCCCGGCCACGGCGGTATTCTTGATCGTTTCGATAGTCTTATTTTCGTGTTTCCCGTTCTTTATGTACTAATGATTTAA
- a CDS encoding DUF342 domain-containing protein, with protein sequence MDLTQYFKVKVSADAMMASCFLIKSMNDEDYHEEDMQKFLCSNGVVYGIDDESVQQLVDDPMHVTYPLVVARGKKPTRGTDAYLEATRKNPSSLQEESEDSGSSVDLRQVTEIPMAFQNEIVARKVEATTGEAGVDVYGNALSGLRGKDYPLRAGKNTTLAEDGKSLQAIVNGQLSIVGRKVHVYPVYEVHGNLTMKTGSITFNGNIVIHGSIPSGYRVIADGDIHVKGSVDAAYLHAGGSIFVTQGIASQGKGEINARYDVYSGYINQGIVFAGHNIHVTNHILHSHCEAGNALICANGKGNVVGGKLSAGQWIKVKEAGNALNTRTSLYIGVQEKLLKARKEAESVLLNGKEEKAKLQTLQKKLAKKEKENPPLSTNDRIMKLRIRHSLNELFNRMRDAADTLQVVNDQMVEQDNDGVFITSQAFVNTNVHIGKYKRSLTKNRSAVKIFLAEGDIRIEQHR encoded by the coding sequence ATGGATCTTACACAGTACTTTAAAGTAAAGGTTTCAGCTGATGCAATGATGGCCAGTTGTTTTTTGATCAAATCCATGAACGACGAGGATTACCATGAAGAAGATATGCAAAAATTTTTGTGCTCTAACGGGGTTGTCTACGGCATTGACGACGAAAGCGTGCAACAACTCGTGGATGACCCGATGCATGTAACGTATCCGTTGGTTGTGGCCAGAGGGAAAAAACCGACCCGCGGGACGGACGCTTATTTGGAAGCGACTCGAAAGAACCCTTCTTCATTACAAGAAGAAAGCGAAGATTCCGGCTCGTCTGTGGATTTGCGGCAAGTAACGGAGATACCGATGGCTTTCCAAAACGAAATTGTTGCTCGCAAAGTGGAAGCAACAACAGGCGAGGCCGGCGTGGATGTATATGGGAACGCTCTTTCCGGTTTAAGAGGGAAAGATTATCCGTTAAGAGCCGGAAAGAACACGACCTTGGCTGAAGACGGGAAAAGCCTGCAAGCGATTGTTAATGGACAATTAAGTATTGTCGGCAGGAAAGTGCATGTCTATCCTGTCTATGAAGTTCACGGTAATCTAACCATGAAAACAGGAAGTATTACTTTTAATGGAAATATTGTCATTCATGGTTCCATTCCTTCCGGCTATCGGGTGATTGCCGATGGAGATATTCATGTCAAAGGATCCGTCGACGCTGCTTATTTACACGCTGGGGGATCTATATTCGTTACCCAAGGAATAGCTAGTCAAGGAAAAGGGGAAATCAACGCGCGCTATGATGTTTATAGCGGATATATCAATCAAGGGATTGTGTTTGCGGGACACAATATTCACGTTACCAACCACATTTTACACAGTCATTGTGAGGCCGGAAATGCATTGATATGCGCGAATGGAAAAGGGAATGTTGTCGGCGGAAAACTTTCCGCCGGGCAGTGGATCAAAGTAAAAGAAGCAGGCAATGCGTTAAATACAAGGACGTCCCTATACATCGGGGTGCAGGAAAAATTACTAAAGGCCCGCAAAGAAGCGGAAAGCGTGTTACTGAACGGAAAAGAAGAAAAGGCCAAGCTGCAAACATTACAAAAAAAATTAGCGAAAAAAGAAAAGGAGAACCCTCCTCTCTCAACGAACGATCGAATCATGAAACTTCGAATCCGCCATTCGTTGAATGAACTTTTCAACCGAATGCGAGATGCCGCTGACACCTTGCAAGTCGTTAATGACCAGATGGTCGAGCAGGATAACGATGGGGTTTTTATTACGAGTCAAGCATTTGTGAATACGAACGTACATATCGGCAAATATAAACGCAGCCTAACGAAAAACAGAAGCGCGGTTAAAATTTTTTTGGCCGAAGGTGATATTCGCATCGAACAACATAGATAA
- the frr gene encoding ribosome recycling factor: protein MKDRMEKTVDALNRELATLRAGRANPAILDKVVVNYYGMETPLNQLAGISVPEGRLLVVSPFDKSAIGDIEKAIQKADLGLTPNNDGQVIRITIPALTEERRKELAKLVRKYAEDARVSIRNIRRDINDQVKKQEKSGDIAEDESRRAQDEIQKITDGHVKTIDQAAEEKEKDIMEV, encoded by the coding sequence ATGAAAGACCGAATGGAAAAAACAGTAGATGCTTTAAACCGTGAACTTGCAACATTGCGTGCCGGTCGCGCGAACCCGGCGATTCTCGATAAGGTTGTCGTCAATTATTACGGAATGGAAACACCGCTCAATCAGTTGGCCGGCATTTCGGTGCCCGAAGGACGATTGCTCGTTGTCTCTCCTTTTGACAAATCCGCCATCGGTGATATCGAGAAGGCGATCCAAAAAGCGGATCTCGGCCTTACCCCCAATAACGACGGCCAAGTGATTCGCATTACGATCCCGGCGCTCACGGAAGAACGCCGCAAAGAATTAGCAAAACTTGTGCGCAAATATGCCGAAGATGCACGTGTTTCTATCCGCAATATCCGCCGAGATATCAACGATCAAGTAAAAAAACAGGAAAAAAGCGGAGATATAGCGGAAGATGAATCCAGACGTGCACAAGATGAAATCCAAAAAATCACGGATGGACATGTAAAAACCATCGATCAAGCGGCAGAAGAGAAAGAAAAAGACATTATGGAAGTGTAA
- the pyrH gene encoding UMP kinase — translation MHNYKRVILKLSGEALAGEQGYGIDPNVIQSIASQLKGVAALGTEVAIVVGAGNIWRGMAGSSQGMDRATADYMGMLATVMNALALQDSLEEIEVESRVQTSIEMRQVAEPYIRRKAIRHLEKKRVVVFAAGTGNPYFTTDTTAALRAAEIEADVILMAKNNVDGVYDADPAENENAVKYRELSYFDVLKDGLGVMDSTASSLCMDNNIPVIVFSISKEGNIKRAVQGEDIGTVVRGNGS, via the coding sequence ATGCACAACTACAAACGAGTGATTTTGAAATTAAGCGGAGAGGCTCTTGCCGGAGAACAAGGCTATGGCATTGATCCCAACGTCATCCAATCCATTGCTTCCCAGCTAAAGGGAGTAGCCGCGTTAGGCACTGAGGTGGCCATCGTTGTCGGAGCCGGTAATATTTGGAGGGGGATGGCAGGTAGCTCTCAAGGAATGGATCGCGCCACCGCTGACTATATGGGGATGCTTGCAACGGTCATGAACGCCCTAGCTTTACAGGACAGCCTTGAAGAAATTGAAGTGGAAAGCAGGGTGCAAACGAGCATAGAGATGCGGCAAGTCGCTGAACCATACATACGTCGCAAAGCCATCCGACACTTGGAAAAAAAGCGCGTCGTCGTCTTTGCAGCCGGTACCGGCAATCCTTATTTTACCACCGATACAACTGCGGCATTACGGGCAGCGGAAATCGAAGCCGATGTGATCTTAATGGCAAAAAATAATGTGGACGGCGTTTATGACGCGGACCCCGCGGAGAATGAAAATGCGGTTAAATACCGAGAGTTATCCTATTTTGACGTTTTAAAGGACGGCTTGGGCGTGATGGATTCGACCGCTTCATCCTTGTGCATGGATAACAACATCCCGGTCATCGTTTTCTCTATTTCAAAAGAAGGAAATATTAAAAGGGCGGTTCAAGGTGAAGACATCGGAACCGTCGTAAGGGGGAATGGATCTTGA